A stretch of Henckelia pumila isolate YLH828 chromosome 4, ASM3356847v2, whole genome shotgun sequence DNA encodes these proteins:
- the LOC140864224 gene encoding uncharacterized protein, producing MAAASPAECAVATALRSVLQRVNKAADLSGRASDRIRLVAVSKTKPAPLIRQVYDAGHRHFGENYVQELVEKAPQLPDDIEWHFIGNLQSNKVKPLLNGVPNLSMVETVDDEKIANHLDRVVGNIGRKPLKVLVQVNTSGEESKSGVEPASCVELAKHVSLNCPNLEFCGFMTIGMPDYTSTPENFKTLANCRSEVCKALGISEEQCELSMGMSGDFEMAIEMGSTNVRVGSTIFGAREYPKKPSN from the exons ATGGCGGCGGCTTCCCCCGCTGAATGTGCGGTTGCGACGGCGCTACGATCGGTCCTCCAGCGGGTTAACAAGGCCGCCGATCTCTCCGGCCGTGCATCCGATCGTATTCGACTTGTGGCAGTGAGCAAGACTAAACCGGCACCACTCATCCGCCAAGTGTATGACGCCGGCCACCGCCACTTTGGCGAAAATTATGTCCAAGAACTCGTAGAGAAAGCTCCTCAG CTTCCTGATGATATAGAGTGGCATTTCATTGGGAATTTACAGAGCAATAAAGTGAAACCTCTTCTAA ATGGTGTTCCAAATCTTTCCATGGTGGAAACTGTAGATGATGAGAAG ATTGCGAATCATCTTGATCGTGTGGTTGGAAACATCGGAAGAAAACCTTTGAAAGTATTGGTCCAAGTAAATACAAGCGGTGAAGAAT CTAAATCTGGGGTTGAACCTGCTAGTTGTGTGGAGCTTGCCAAACATGTTAGCTTGAACTGTCCGAACCTTGAATTTTGTGGTTTCATGACAATTGGGATGCCAGATTATACATCTACCCCAGAGAATTTTAAG ACATTAGCAAACTGCAGAAGTGAGGTTTGCAAGGCGCTTGGGATTTCAGAAGAGCAATGTGAGCTCTCGATGGGCATGTCTGGAGACTTTGAGATGGCT ATTGAGATGGGCAGTACAAATGTTAGAGTTGGATCTACCATATTCGGAGCAAGGGAGTATCCTAAGAAACCGTCAAACTAG